The Botrytis cinerea B05.10 chromosome 6, complete sequence region GGGGTAGATCATCATCTGCGTCATCGGGCAATGCCATACGATGGTTGAAAGAGGAATGATTTGGTTGCTTTGCTACATCACGTTCTAGCAATCGTTCCAGGGAGCCAACTTTCTCCTTGATCTCGGTAAGCTTAAGTTGAGTTGCCTGGTCAAGCGCCGGTGCAAGAAATATACAGTCTCGACCAAATTTTAGACAGTTACTGCATGGTTGCGATTTATTACACTTGAGCTTTCGTCGTCGACATTCAAGACATGATGTAATCATACGATTCCTTCGTCGAATTCGTGGGGCGGGTCCCGTCGATGTGTTTGCATTGTTCGAAGCCGTTGATGCGGCTGGCAATACAGAACCTTGATTATgagaaggggagagaagagacgAAGGAGTATGAGTCGTGTCGGGACTCTGGCTTTGTTGATTGGATGGATCCGAGTTGTTTGGAATGTTCGTATTTGAGTCACTGAAATAATCCATGATTCTGGAGTCGTGACTTCGGGAGTTTTCCGGGCCTGGACCACTGAACGCTCGCTCTGTATCCCTACCAGAGCAGTGAACTGGCCGTTTCCACTTCGTTAAACTCTTCTTGAGAGACAAATTTCGAGGTTGATGTAGTTTACGGACGTAGTAATGTTTTGGGGTAAGTAAGCGCTAGCGGGGTAGCGGCTCGCTCTTTATCCCATCTATTTACTAGGAATGGTACCAGTCCATTGTCTGTCACCTTAAACTACAATTGgaatcatcaatataaaaaaaccGGTTGAGTATGATGAAGCCTTAGCTCCCATCgtatatttcattataacGTCAACGCATTCTCCTCAAGCTACATGATATTTGTGATGCGCCTTTCCTTGAATTTAGTCTTTTGATACAAGTAGAGACCCCGTCCTAGACAACCTTTCCATCCTCAAGCATCGATGTCCATTTTCTCCCCTAACGCAGCCTCGCCTTCAATCTCATGTACTGTGACATATTTACTGATCTCCTCCCTTGTAATGATCTTTTCGTTGAGAACGGCCGTGGTTCCTCTAGGGAAAACATAACTCTTCTGCTTTTTGCTTCTCTCATTTGGCTTGACGAAACCTCTCTTCAGTGTTGTCTTATCTTTTGTGATAATTGCCACATCCACGTTCGATCCGGAACCCAAATCGTTAAAGATACCAGCTTGAATAGCATTTGATGCCAACTGAACAGCCTCATCCTCTGTCATCTTAGATTTCCATTGTGTCTCAAACACAGACATCGCAGCAAGTGAACCACTTCCCATGGTAACATATGGCAACTTGTCCGTACTTCCGTGCGCATGTACTGTGAACAATCCAACACCTGTAGGGTCAACACCTGCCACCACAAGATATGCTCCAATGTGTCCTTGGTGTCTGAACAAGTGTTGTTTAAGCATGGTCATGCAAGTGACGACTCGAGGTTTGCGACCTGTTGATAACGAGTGGAGCTCGAGTTGTGAAGAGATGAGGGCGGTTGTGAATTCGGTGTCGGCAGCTGTACCTGCACCTGCACACCAGATCTGAGGAGCAATGTAATGAAGTTTCTCGCAATTCTAATGGCAATAAGTATTGCATCAACAGTCGTGATATTATACTGATCGTACCTTGTCTGCTACTATGGGTCCGCTGGTAGCTCTGGTATCTGCTGCGATCTGGATAAGGTCTGATCAGCATCATAGTTTGTGTACAAGTTTGAGATGGCGAggtatttaaattatttttggaTGACAGAGTAATAAACATAACTTACAACTACGCCTCCTTCAAAGATGCATCCTACAATTGTAGTTCCGGTGCTTGTAGCTTTTGGTAATGGAACACCTCTGGCGTGTAGGGCAGCATTGCGAGTATGGTTGGAGAAGTCGAAACCAGGCATTGTATCAACAAAGCTCAATGAGCGGGATTATGTGTGGGACTTGGGTATTGGAATgggtggaaatggaatagAATTTTGGGAGAAATCGAAGGTGTTAGTAAATGTGTTGAAATGATTGTTTTGCTGAGCTTCAGACGGGACCTTGATAATCCCAGGTTGCTGTCGCTGACGAGGATCTTTGGGCGCCTGGAGCTTGAGCTTGTGCTTTCGCGATTTAACACGTGATCTACAAAAACGCGAGCGGAGAGCGAATCgagctttattattattttgaagtggAAAGCTAGAACCATTTGCCTTTTAATCGTCGCTTTTACCACCGCAGattttcaaagcttgagTATTCGATACAGCTCCTCGAATTTACTTTTTCTATTGTCCCTGCTGTCGATCTCGATTCACGTCTACCGCTTTCTTCCTTTCGCAGAATCATTCGCTATACCTACTCCATGCGCCGAGCTCTGTGATGAATCGCCAGTCCACTTAGAATTCTGGGGCATCTTTTGAGATCATGGCATTCAGCTTTGGTAACCCAGGGGGTGGTAGTCTTAGTGGAGGCCCTACTGGTGGTGCGACAGGACGCAGTGTACAATTAGGCCCGGAGTTGGAGGATATACAAACGACGGTATATACATTATTTTAGTATCTGACAGGATCATTACAGTCGCTAATGCAGACGTAGGCCCTTCACTTTCATGCTCTAGCAGGCGAATCTAAGTTACAATTACTTCCTTCAGCATGGCCAGCCGATAACCCACCTCCTCCAACATCTTCATTACTGAGCATATCTTCCCGCCGTGGGTTACTGGCAGCAGCCGGTCCAGATGCTATTGTTGTTGCAAGAACGGCGTCGGTGGAAAAGGCGTTCGAGGGGACTGGTAGTGGAAATTTTAAGTCTTTCCAACCTGAGCTCAGAATTCCTATGCCCATGAGGGTATCGCAGCTTGCCTTTTCAGCGGACGATGCTTATTTGATTCTATCTGCGGAGACGGGTGGAGGGTTGGCAGTCTACGACGTTGACGCCCTTCTTAATGGATCTACACAAACAGCCTTCGAAATACCCACAAATGGCGAGTCTTTGAGAGCTCTTGTGCCAAATCCCACCAGGGAGAAAGGCGAGCTTCTGGCGGTTGTGACCGGGGATGGAAACCTTATGATGGCGAACCTTAAAGATCGCGCATTCAAGCCAGGTCCCAATGGTCAGGTCTTAAGAAGTGGTGTCAGCTGCGTTTCATGGTCCACTAAAGGAAAACAATTGGTAGCTGGGCTCGGTGATGGTAGTGCTGTGCAAATGACACCAGAGGGGGAAATTAAAGCAGAGATCCCAAAGCCGCCTGGCTTAAATGATGGCGATCATGGTAAGTCTTCTTCGCTGTTACGCACATAGGAAAAAACTAACTTGCCGAAGTATCATCCATTACTTGGCTCGAAAACAACGTATTCTTGCTCGTGCACACACCATCAAACTTCGACCCTAGCAATGCTCCGGAGTCTAAATTCCATCTGGCTACGAGGCAACCACCTGCGATCTTTACGTTCCAGAAACTTACCGA contains the following coding sequences:
- the Bcpup1 gene encoding Bcpup1, with protein sequence MPGFDFSNHTRNAALHARGVPLPKATSTGTTIVGCIFEGGVVIAADTRATSGPIVADKNCEKLHYIAPQIWCAGAGTAADTEFTTALISSQLELHSLSTGRKPRVVTCMTMLKQHLFRHQGHIGAYLVVAGVDPTGVGLFTVHAHGSTDKLPYVTMGSGSLAAMSVFETQWKSKMTEDEAVQLASNAIQAGIFNDLGSGSNVDVAIITKDKTTLKRGFVKPNERSKKQKSYVFPRGTTAVLNEKIITREEISKYVTVHEIEGEAALGEKMDIDA